One part of the Chitinophagales bacterium genome encodes these proteins:
- a CDS encoding 3'-5' exonuclease, with protein sequence MTNKLLFIDTETGGLNPQLHALLSVGLVVWEDGIIIDEGEFIIQTGKKSVSQSALDVNHIQIEQHNHKALPSKEAFENLIAFIDRHFPDKKPVTLAGHNINFDLRFLKYFFNQHGRLFRSYISHRVIDTSSVLHFLYIAGILPDKIISSDEAFNHFNITVDNRHTALSDARATAELFSKLVETLPKTYEV encoded by the coding sequence ATGACCAACAAACTCTTATTCATCGATACTGAAACAGGCGGACTGAACCCTCAGCTGCACGCGCTGCTATCCGTAGGATTAGTTGTTTGGGAAGATGGTATTATTATCGATGAGGGCGAGTTCATAATTCAAACCGGGAAAAAATCAGTAAGCCAAAGTGCGCTTGATGTCAACCATATCCAGATAGAACAACATAACCATAAGGCGCTGCCTTCTAAAGAGGCCTTTGAAAATCTTATTGCTTTTATCGATCGCCATTTTCCGGATAAAAAACCTGTAACCCTTGCGGGCCACAACATCAATTTTGATCTTCGCTTTTTAAAATATTTTTTTAACCAGCATGGCAGGTTATTCCGGTCTTATATTTCCCACCGCGTAATCGACACTTCTTCGGTATTGCATTTCCTTTATATCGCTGGTATCTTACCCGATAAAATTATTTCTTCAGATGAAGCATTTAACCATTTCAATATTACAGTTGACAACCGGCATACTGCCTTAAGCGATGCACGCGCCACGGCTGAGCTCTTCAGCAAGCTCGTGGAAACCCTGCCAAAGACTTATGAGGTTTGA